A window of the Sulfurovum riftiae genome harbors these coding sequences:
- a CDS encoding glycosyltransferase family 4 protein translates to MYLDFIFIFIVSLVSIRLVKRYAPKIGLMDVPNVRSTHCSIVPRGAGIGFYLPVAFILPVFHFDLICAYSWTVIAILIIFAIGVLDDHHDASPNTKFLVLMVATVFLSFDDIVITGIGTFFGLPITLGWFALPFTVFAVAGFTNALNLIDGLDGLAATLSIIILLTFFFVGYTHQDLFMMLLSGAFIAGLSAFAFYNWHPASIFMGDSGSLTLGFVIATLAIKSLAYLPAISILFIAAIPILDTIIVMVRRKINGKSMFSADRCHMHHILRHFFAEDTPKTVFFLGVMQASYALTGLQLDKEMDEGYMLVLFALNIVLLYLFLGAMIKRQKREC, encoded by the coding sequence GTGTATTTGGATTTCATTTTCATTTTCATTGTTTCGCTTGTATCGATCAGGCTGGTGAAACGGTATGCACCGAAGATCGGGCTCATGGATGTCCCGAACGTACGCAGTACCCATTGCAGCATCGTGCCCCGTGGTGCAGGCATAGGCTTTTATCTCCCTGTGGCATTCATTTTGCCTGTTTTTCATTTTGATCTTATCTGCGCTTACAGCTGGACAGTCATAGCCATACTGATCATATTTGCCATAGGGGTACTGGATGACCATCATGACGCTTCACCCAACACCAAGTTCCTTGTCCTTATGGTAGCGACGGTATTTCTCTCATTTGACGATATTGTCATTACCGGTATAGGCACTTTTTTTGGTCTGCCGATCACGCTTGGATGGTTCGCGCTTCCCTTCACTGTGTTCGCCGTTGCGGGGTTCACCAATGCACTCAATCTCATAGACGGGCTTGACGGCCTTGCTGCCACGTTGAGCATCATTATCCTTCTGACATTCTTTTTTGTAGGCTATACGCATCAGGATCTTTTTATGATGCTGCTTTCGGGGGCTTTTATCGCGGGGCTTTCGGCCTTTGCATTTTACAACTGGCATCCTGCATCCATCTTTATGGGGGACAGTGGTTCCCTGACGCTTGGTTTTGTCATAGCAACATTGGCCATCAAGTCTCTGGCGTATCTCCCCGCGATAAGCATTTTATTTATAGCTGCCATCCCTATCCTCGATACGATCATAGTCATGGTGCGCCGTAAAATAAACGGAAAGTCCATGTTCAGTGCCGACCGATGTCACATGCACCATATTCTAAGACATTTCTTTGCAGAAGATACACCCAAAACAGTCTTTTTCCTGGGAGTGATGCAGGCCAGCTATGCCTTAACAGGACTACAGCTCGACAAAGAGATGGATGAAGGGTATATGCTTGTTCTTTTTGCATTGAATATCGTGCTGCTTTATCTTTTCCTTGGGGCAATGATCAAAAGACAAAAAAGAGAGTGTTAG